A region of the Mesoterricola sediminis genome:
TTCGGACCGGGACCTGGATTTCGTCCACCTCAAGGACCAGCGCGGAAGCGGCACCGAAACCGCGGACGCCCTGAGCGGATTCCATGTCCAGGGCAGGCTGGGGTTCTACCGGAGCCTCCGGGACGCCGCCACCCACTTCTTCTTCGAACGTCTCCCGAAGGGCGTGCACGTGCTCGAATACGCTGTCAGGGTCCAGCTCAGGGGCACCTATCCCATGGGGCTCGCCACCTTGACCTGCATGTACGCCCCGGCGTTCAGCTGTCATTCGGACAGCCTAACGCTCGAGGTGCGCTAGGCTGTGTTCGGAATCTATAGATTAGATAAATAGTTAACTTGTACTCATACGTAAAGGCTCGTACACCACGAATTTTCCTGGGGTAACGATGCCGAGACGTTTCCTGACCGATGCCATGTGGGCAAAGCTTGAACCGCTCCTTCCGCCAGAGCGTGGAGGGATGGGGCGATCCCGTCACCCCAACCGTCCCATGGTGGAGGCGATCCTGTGGAGGCACAGGACTGGGGCGCCGTGGAGGGACCTGCCGGAGGAATTTGGACCTTGGACAAGCGTGTACACGCGATTTGAGGCCTGGACCAAGCGCGGCGTGTGGCAAAGGATCCTGGAGTTCCTGCGCAAGGAAGCCGACCTGGAGTGGGTCATGCCGGATGGCACCATCCTTCGCGCTCATCAACATTCAGCAGGCAAAAGGGGGGGCTCTGGAACCAGGCGCTCGGACGATCTCGGGGTGGATGCTCGACCAAGATCCATTTGATCTGCGATGCCCACGGTAATCCTTTGGATTTCCTGGTCACTCCGGGGCAAGCCCATGAAAGCCGGTCTGCTGAAGGATTGCTGTGCGGTTGGCAGGCAGAGTACGGGTTCGGAGATCGGGCCTACGATGGGAACCCGGTAAGGAAGGCGATCGAGGCCATGGGTGCGACAGCCGTCATCCCACCTCATCCCCGGCGCAAGAATCCGGCGGCCTGGGACTCACACCTATACGAGGCCCGCCATGCCATCGAGCATGGGTTCGCCAAGCTCAAACAGTTCAGGGCGCTGGCCACCAGGTTCGACAAAACGGCGCGAAGTTTCTCAGCCCAGGTGGCTTTGGCCTGCATCGTGATCTGGCTGAGGCTATGAGCGGAGGGTGACAAGCGTTCCGGATCCTCATTGATCCTATGAAACGCGGAGGCGCGGAGGATCTCGCAGAGGGTCGCGGAGGAAAGCGCTCCTGGAACCTGCCACCTCCCAATGACACGTCCCAACGGGAGGCGTGATGGGAAGGCATTGGGGAGAGGTCGACGGGGAGGATCATCCGCACAAGGAGATCACCCAGGCCATCATCGGGGAGGCCATCGAGATCCAGAAGGCTCTGGGGCACGGACTCCTGGAAGATCCCTACAAGGTCTGTCTGGCGCACTCCCTGAGACTGGCCGGCCATAAGGTGAAGCGGGAGGTTTTCCTGGATATCGAGTGGAGGGGGCTTGTGGGCTTGATCCTTTCTCCGCGAGCCTCAGCGAGATCCTCCGCGCCTCCGCGTTCCAATAGGATGCTGCGAATGCGCGGCGCCATCAGGCACTGCAGCACAGACTCACTATTCCAGCTCCTCCATGCTCCGGCACGGATGGGTATTAGCCATTACTATCCTAGATTACGAACACACCCTAGGCGGCCGCGAGGCCCCCCGTTCAGCCGGGACCCGGATACCGGGAGCCTGGCCGGACGGGGCGCCGCCGCGCCTCCAGCCTCCCGGATTTTCCTGCCCCCGCCCCCGGGATGGCCTAGACTCCTCCCCTCGCCGGGAGGCGCCCATGAAGACCCTCATCCTCGCCCTCGCGGCCCTGGTCCTCCTGGGCTGCGGGTCCCCGCCCCGGGGGAACCGGGTCAGCCTGTGGGTGCACGCGGGGCCGGGGCCGGAGCGGCTGGCGTATGTGGAGGCGGTCCGGGTCTTCAACGCGGCGGGGCACGGCTTCCAGGTGGACCTGACGGTGCTGCCCGAGGGGACCTACGGGGACCAGGTGCGCGCGGCGGCCTTGGCGGGGCAGCTCCCGGACGTGCTGGAGCTGGACGGGCCCGCGGTGCCGGAGTACGCCTGGGCGAAGCGCCTCCTGCCCCTGGACGGGTTCCCGGAACTGGCCGCGGCGCGGGAGGACGCGCTGCCCTCCATCCGGGAGCAGGGCACCTTCCGGGGCCGGCTCTACGCCCTGGGGCCCTACGAGTCGGGCCTGGCGCTGTGGGGCAACCGGCGGCTCCTGGCCAAGGCGGGGGTGGCGCCGCCGGCCACCGTGGACGGGGCCTGGACCCTCCCCCAGTTCGAGGCGGTGATGCGCCGCCTGAAGCGGGTGGGGGTGCCCTACCCGCTGGACATGAAATTCAACTACGGCGCGGGCGAGTGGTTCACCTTCGCCCTGGCCCCCCTCGTCCAGGGGCTGGGCGGGGATCTGCTGGACCCTGCCGGGATCTCGGCCCGGGGCCACCTGGACGGCCCCGCCGCGGTGCGCGCCCTCGCCCTGGTCCAGGGCTGGGCGCGGGCGGGCTACGTGAACGCCGCAACCCGGGACGACAGCGACTTCGTGATGGGCCGCGCCGCCCTCTCCTACGTGGGCCACTGGGCCTACCCCACGTACCGGCGGGCCCTGGGGCGCGACCTGGTGCTGCTCCCCATGCCCCGGTTCGGGCCGAGGGCGGTGACGGGCGCGGGCACCTGGACCTTCGCCCTTTCCGCAGGCTCCCGGCATCCGGCGGCCGCGGCCCAGGTGCTGGCCCACCTCCTGAGCCCCGCCGAAATCGCCCGGGTGACCGCCATCAACGGGGCCATCCCGGGGACCTTCACCGCCCTCCGGGCCAGCGCCGCGCACCGGCCCGGCGGCCCCCTGGCCCTCTACGCCGAGCAGGTGGCCCGGGGCCTGGCGCGCCCGCGGCCCCGTACGCCGGCCTACGCCACGGTGAGCGCGGCCTTCGCGGAGGCCGTCAACAACGTCCTGGCGGGGGCCGATCCCCGGACGGAGCTGGGGCGGGCCGCGACCACCGTCGAGGAGGCCTTGCAGGACAGCCGGGGGTTCCCCGGCACCTAAGGGGGGTGCTGACCCCTTCGACCCATCCCCGCCGCGCCCGGCCCTGGGCGGACCGGCTCGCGCCCTGGGCCTTCGGGGCGCCGGCCCTCCTGCTCCTGGGGCTCTTCCTGGTGACGCCCTTCCTCATGGCCTTCGGGTACGCCTTCACGGACAAGCGGCTGCTGGCGCCACCGGACCTGCGGCCAGCCTGGGTGGGCCTGCGCGCCTACGTCCGCCTGGCCCAGGATCCCCACGCCTGGGCCGCCTTCCGCAACACCCTCCTCTTCGCGGCGGTGGTGGTGCCCGTCCAGTCGGCCCTGGCCCTGGCCATGGCCCTCCTGGCGAACCAGCGCCTGCCGGGCACCCGGGTCTTCCGCACCCTCAGCTTCGCGCCCGTGGCCACCCCCATGGCCGTGGTGGCGGTGATCTGGTCCCTGCTCTACCTGCCCGAGCGGGGCGCCGTCAACGCCCTGGTGGACCTCCTCACCCTGGGGCGGGTGGGCCCCCAGGACTGGCTGCGGGACCCGGCCCTGGTCCTGCCGGCCGTCATGGTCCTCTCCATCTGGCAGGGCGCCGGGTTCCAGATGCTGGTGTTCCTGGCGGGGCTCCAGACCATCCCCGGGGACCTGTACGAGGCCGCGACCCTCGACGGGGCCGGGCCCTTCCGGCGCTTCCTCCACGTCACCCTGCCCCTGCTGCGGCCCACGGCGGTCTTCGTGGTGGCCACGACGACCATCCAGGCCTTCCAGCTGTTCACGCAGGTGCAGGTGATCACCAGCGGGGGCGCCTCGGCCCCCCTGGACAGCTTCCGCACCGTGGTGATGCTCCTCGTCCACGAGGGCCTCCGCCGGGGCCGGATCGGCACGGCCTCGGCCCTGTCGGTGGCGTTCTTCCTGCTGGTGCTGACGGTCTCCCTCCTCCAGCGGGCCTGGTGGGAGCGGCGGCCGTGACGCGCGCCGGGCGCATCCTCCTGACCGCCCTCCAGGGCCTGCTGGCGGCGTGCTTCCTGGCGCCCCTCCTCGTGATGGTGGTCTCGGCCTTCAAGGCCGACGAGCTGCGCCTCCTGGCGGACCTGGGCGGAGTGGGCGCCTTCCTGCCCCGGGGCGGGCTCTCCCTGCGCAACTTCGAGCGGGTGCTCACGGCCTCCAGGTTCCCCCGGGCCCTGGCCAACTCCCTCTTCACGGCCTCGGCGACCGTGGCCCTGGGCCTGCTGGTGAACAGCATGCTCGGGTACGCCCTGGCGCGCTTCCGCTTCCCCGGCCGCGACCTCCTCCTGGCGGCCCTCGTGGCCCTGGTGATCATCCCCTTCGAGGCGGTGGCCGTGCCCCTCCTCCTCCTGGTGAACGCCCTGCCCTGGTTCGGCGGGGCGCGGGGCTGGCTCAATTCGTACCACGTCCAGATCCTGCCCTTCG
Encoded here:
- a CDS encoding ABC transporter substrate-binding protein, encoding MKTLILALAALVLLGCGSPPRGNRVSLWVHAGPGPERLAYVEAVRVFNAAGHGFQVDLTVLPEGTYGDQVRAAALAGQLPDVLELDGPAVPEYAWAKRLLPLDGFPELAAAREDALPSIREQGTFRGRLYALGPYESGLALWGNRRLLAKAGVAPPATVDGAWTLPQFEAVMRRLKRVGVPYPLDMKFNYGAGEWFTFALAPLVQGLGGDLLDPAGISARGHLDGPAAVRALALVQGWARAGYVNAATRDDSDFVMGRAALSYVGHWAYPTYRRALGRDLVLLPMPRFGPRAVTGAGTWTFALSAGSRHPAAAAQVLAHLLSPAEIARVTAINGAIPGTFTALRASAAHRPGGPLALYAEQVARGLARPRPRTPAYATVSAAFAEAVNNVLAGADPRTELGRAATTVEEALQDSRGFPGT
- a CDS encoding carbohydrate ABC transporter permease codes for the protein MLTPSTHPRRARPWADRLAPWAFGAPALLLLGLFLVTPFLMAFGYAFTDKRLLAPPDLRPAWVGLRAYVRLAQDPHAWAAFRNTLLFAAVVVPVQSALALAMALLANQRLPGTRVFRTLSFAPVATPMAVVAVIWSLLYLPERGAVNALVDLLTLGRVGPQDWLRDPALVLPAVMVLSIWQGAGFQMLVFLAGLQTIPGDLYEAATLDGAGPFRRFLHVTLPLLRPTAVFVVATTTIQAFQLFTQVQVITSGGASAPLDSFRTVVMLLVHEGLRRGRIGTASALSVAFFLLVLTVSLLQRAWWERRP
- a CDS encoding carbohydrate ABC transporter permease codes for the protein MTRAGRILLTALQGLLAACFLAPLLVMVVSAFKADELRLLADLGGVGAFLPRGGLSLRNFERVLTASRFPRALANSLFTASATVALGLLVNSMLGYALARFRFPGRDLLLAALVALVIIPFEAVAVPLLLLVNALPWFGGARGWLNSYHVQILPFAASAFSAYLYRQAFLAVPRELEEAAFLDGAGRWRTYWSIALPLVRPTTATVAVLQFLARWGDLLWPVMAVRTEDRATLPLAMQTFFGQYPRAWGEVMAFATLTALPTLLLFLLCQRWFVRSAVSSGIKG